A window of the Acidobacteriota bacterium genome harbors these coding sequences:
- a CDS encoding peptidylprolyl isomerase, which yields MRTFLSVLVCVTSSFFAAQTSTTTPKASTTPRSALGTQSRATQAAPVENPKAIFHTSVGDLTCELFLKEAPKTVGNFIGLATGSKEWKNPEIHKREQGVPLYNGTIFHRVIPNFMIQGGDPLGNGQGGPGYSFEDEFSPDLKFDVPGRLAMANSGPATNGSQFFITEVPTPHLDGKHTIFGQCTPDSVELVKQIARKAADPRDNRPYDPVKINTIDIVGVPKSAATIKKPATAKKNRAASKPAAPKQPAPKQR from the coding sequence ATGAGAACTTTCCTCAGCGTTCTTGTCTGCGTAACATCGTCATTTTTCGCGGCCCAAACGAGCACCACGACGCCCAAAGCAAGCACTACTCCACGAAGCGCGTTGGGTACACAGTCGAGGGCCACTCAAGCAGCACCCGTCGAGAATCCGAAAGCCATATTTCACACTTCGGTCGGCGATCTTACCTGCGAACTATTCCTCAAAGAGGCACCCAAGACAGTTGGCAACTTTATTGGTTTGGCAACAGGTTCGAAGGAATGGAAAAATCCTGAAATCCACAAAAGGGAGCAAGGTGTCCCACTTTACAACGGAACCATTTTTCACCGGGTAATTCCAAACTTCATGATTCAGGGCGGCGATCCGCTCGGAAATGGTCAGGGCGGACCCGGCTATAGCTTCGAAGACGAATTTTCGCCGGATCTGAAGTTCGATGTCCCAGGCAGATTGGCGATGGCGAACTCAGGACCAGCCACGAACGGCTCGCAGTTCTTCATCACCGAAGTACCAACGCCGCACCTCGATGGAAAGCACACGATCTTTGGTCAGTGCACTCCAGACAGCGTGGAGCTGGTAAAGCAGATCGCGCGCAAAGCTGCCGATCCTCGCGATAATCGTCCATATGATCCAGTGAAGATCAACACAATCGACATCGTGGGAGTGCCGAAATCGGCGGCAACGATAAAGAAGCCGGCCACGGCGAAGAAAAATAGGGCTGCAAGCAAACCTGCTGCGCCAAAACAGCCAGCTCCCAAGCAGCGATAG
- a CDS encoding peptidylprolyl isomerase, with amino-acid sequence MSRQAGTYATIDTTMGKIVCRLFEKDAPNTVRNFTDLAQGKRDWSDNISGKKGPGPLYNGTIFHRVIPDFMIQGGDPSGTGMGGPGYKFADETKGSPHKFDMPGKLAMANAGPNTNGSQFFITVAATPWLTGNHTIFGEVIEGQDIVDAITKVKRNSQDRPAQDVKLNSISIDRVN; translated from the coding sequence ATGTCTCGCCAAGCTGGAACTTATGCCACCATCGATACGACTATGGGAAAGATCGTCTGCCGGCTATTTGAGAAAGACGCACCGAACACCGTCAGGAATTTCACCGATCTAGCTCAAGGAAAGCGCGACTGGAGCGACAACATCAGCGGTAAGAAAGGTCCGGGCCCGCTCTACAACGGAACTATCTTCCATCGCGTGATTCCCGATTTCATGATCCAGGGCGGCGACCCGAGCGGAACAGGCATGGGTGGACCCGGCTATAAGTTTGCAGATGAGACCAAGGGGTCTCCCCACAAGTTCGACATGCCTGGCAAACTCGCGATGGCGAATGCTGGTCCCAACACAAACGGCAGCCAGTTCTTTATCACGGTTGCAGCTACGCCATGGCTCACAGGCAATCACACGATCTTCGGTGAAGTAATAGAAGGTCAGGACATTGTGGACGCGATCACGAAGGTCAAGCGCAATTCGCAGGATCGCCCTGCACAGGATGTGAAATTGAATTCGATATCAATCGATAGAGTTAATTAG
- a CDS encoding damage-inducible protein DinB: MTIAQQLLPEFDKEMGITRRTLERVPNEKWEWRAHPKSSTMGSLAGHLSNIPTWTNHAIDLDRLDIAPEGKPLRNPPISSREKILENFDRNVAAARAAIEGASDQHLGGGWTLISNGCPIFTLPRAAVLRSFVINHMIHHRAQLGVYLRLNDIPVPATYGPSADET; this comes from the coding sequence ATGACCATTGCCCAGCAATTGCTTCCCGAATTCGATAAGGAAATGGGCATAACACGCCGCACATTGGAGCGAGTGCCAAACGAGAAGTGGGAATGGCGTGCACATCCCAAATCGAGCACTATGGGATCGCTTGCTGGCCATCTCTCGAATATCCCCACATGGACGAATCATGCCATTGATCTCGACAGACTCGACATAGCACCAGAAGGAAAGCCGTTGCGCAATCCGCCAATCTCATCCCGCGAGAAGATATTGGAGAATTTCGATCGGAACGTCGCCGCTGCACGAGCTGCCATTGAGGGAGCTAGCGACCAGCATCTCGGCGGTGGATGGACTTTAATTTCAAATGGATGTCCAATTTTCACATTGCCCCGCGCTGCTGTTCTCCGGAGCTTTGTGATCAATCACATGATCCACCACCGCGCGCAGCTTGGAGTTTATTTGCGACTAAACGACATTCCAGTTCCGGCAACATACGGACCGTCAGCGGACGAAACCTAG
- a CDS encoding membrane dipeptidase yields the protein MAQFKPAKKPVESQSAKQLHNSVLIIDTHADTTQRLLDDNFDMANPPAGDQGNFDFAKAKTGNLGAEFFSIWVEPKEFKGQYAHRTLALIDSVYQQATKHPDKMMMAFSTIDIERAHREHKLAALMGIEGGHSIENDLGLLRDYYRLGVRYMTLTWSNTNEWADSSGDINDTSVQHHNGLTEFGKDVVYEMNRLGMMVDISHVSDKTFYDALLASRAPLIASHSSARALTNHPRNMTDDMLRELGRRGGVVMVNYYSAFVDENWRQAYEAQSKERTAAIDAVAQQYKDADPVTRYRETDKVAKQWAAKIPRPPFEAIIDHIDHVAKIAGVDHTGLGSDFDGTPSMPQGLDSAADLPKITEGLLKRGYTAEQIRKILGGNLMRVFTEVEAISRKLKAEERPSLARQMSASK from the coding sequence ATGGCCCAATTTAAGCCGGCAAAGAAGCCGGTCGAATCGCAAAGCGCAAAACAGCTTCACAACTCTGTGCTGATCATAGACACTCACGCCGACACCACACAGCGCCTGCTCGACGATAACTTCGACATGGCGAATCCGCCAGCAGGCGATCAGGGCAATTTCGATTTCGCGAAGGCGAAGACGGGGAACCTGGGAGCTGAATTCTTTTCGATTTGGGTGGAACCCAAGGAGTTCAAGGGACAATACGCGCACCGCACTCTTGCTCTTATCGATTCTGTGTATCAGCAGGCAACGAAGCATCCCGACAAAATGATGATGGCGTTCTCGACAATTGATATTGAACGCGCTCACCGCGAGCACAAGCTCGCGGCGCTGATGGGGATCGAGGGCGGACATTCTATAGAGAATGATCTGGGCCTGCTCCGCGACTATTACCGCCTGGGTGTTCGCTACATGACGCTCACCTGGTCGAATACAAATGAGTGGGCGGACTCTTCCGGTGACATCAACGACACCTCGGTGCAACACCACAATGGCCTCACTGAATTCGGGAAGGACGTGGTGTACGAGATGAACCGGCTGGGCATGATGGTCGACATCTCCCACGTCTCGGACAAGACTTTCTATGACGCACTCTTAGCAAGCCGTGCTCCCCTAATTGCCTCGCATTCCTCGGCGCGCGCGCTCACCAATCACCCACGCAACATGACAGATGACATGCTGCGGGAGCTTGGTCGACGTGGCGGAGTGGTAATGGTGAACTATTACTCTGCATTCGTGGACGAAAATTGGCGGCAAGCTTACGAGGCGCAATCCAAAGAACGTACCGCAGCGATCGATGCGGTTGCTCAGCAGTACAAAGACGCTGACCCGGTGACTCGCTACCGTGAGACTGATAAGGTGGCGAAGCAATGGGCGGCGAAGATCCCGCGTCCTCCGTTTGAGGCGATCATTGACCACATCGATCATGTAGCCAAGATTGCTGGAGTAGATCACACGGGATTGGGCTCCGATTTCGATGGCACTCCGTCAATGCCACAAGGACTCGACTCTGCCGCCGATCTTCCAAAGATAACCGAAGGTTTGCTCAAACGAGGATACACAGCGGAGCAGATTCGTAAGATTCTCGGAGGGAATCTGATGCGCGTCTTCACCGAAGTAGAAGCGATTAGCCGGAAATTGAAAGCAGAAGAAAGACCTTCGCTGGCACGGCAGATGAGTGCCTCGAAGTAA